In Gigantopelta aegis isolate Gae_Host chromosome 2, Gae_host_genome, whole genome shotgun sequence, the sequence GACCGTACAGCTTTAATACCCATGTATCATCGTTTGTACACACGGATTGTAAGGACTCTGTACCTACTGTCGTGTTCACTAGGGCAGACCGTACAGCTTTAATACCTATGTATCATCGTTTGTACACACGGATTGTAAGGACTCTGTATCTACTGTCGTGTTCACTAGGGCAGACCGTACAGCTTTAATACCCATGTATCATCGTTTGTACACACGGATTGTAAGGACTCTGTACCTACTGTCGTGTTCACTAGGGCAGACCGTACAGCTTTAATACCTATGTATCATCGTTTGTACACATGCCAACCCCGACATGGTTACATGaaggagcgggatgtagcccagtggtaaagcgctcgcttgatgcgcggtcagtttaggatcgatcccatcggttgccccattgagctatttttcgttccaaccagtgttccacaactggccatggtatgtgctatcctgtctgtgggatggtgcatataaaaaatcccttgctgctaatcgaaaagagtagcccatgaagtggcgacagcggatttcctctatctatatctatgtggtccttaaccatatatttgacgccacataaccgtaaataaaatgtgttgagttgcgtcgttaaataaaacatgtccttcctggTTACATGGAAACCACGATCTACACTGGAGGACCGATTTCAGTTAGCACGGTAATCGATTATGTATTCTCTATAATCGATCACTATATCGGTAATCCCCAACCGATCAATTTCCGATCATTATAATCAAACACTGGAACAGGACGACACACTCACGCCATAATTTCTGGAAAAGGTTttatactaaaataaaaaaaacccgggAAGGATAACAACTTCCAATAACAGCACCAACTGAGCTGTACGTCTGTGACGACAAACTCGTTCTTGTTCTGTTTGGAACACAAACAATGTTTAGTCGGAAGAAGATCCTCAAAATCGTTTAACGTCTTAAACGTAATGTTTGCTCAATACGTTCTTTCTGGGAATGTAAAATGTCTGCCATACGCtaggtgttttgttgttgttgttttctttattttgtttctgtagggttttttgttgctgttcatttttattttttcatgaaGCAAATAAAAAGTATAACGTTTACCAGTCTTAAAGTGTACAACTGAATTTCTCCAAAGATAAAAGCACTGGTGACTATAGCACGTATTGTTTGAAGGAATGTTTTAGAAGCGCTTGCTCTGATCCAGTCGCTGTCTTTCCAGACGAACTCGTTCTCGTTCTATCTGCAGCAGTTGTTTTTCCAGTTCCAACCTCTCCCTCGCCACATTCAGTCTCTCCTGCTCCACGGCTAACCTATCTGTCTCTATTTTAGCAATGTCATTAGCAACATCCGACTGGCCAGGTTCGAGGCGTGAACATGCGTAGTGTTGCTGTAGTTGCTGCTGtagctgttgctgttgtttctgctgttgctgctggtggtggtgtttttgcTGTTGGTGCTTCTGTTGTACATGAGTTCCCATGTCAGCAGGAGGCGTTGCGTTCGACCGTTGATTAAAATGAGAATCAGTGTGAGTGACAATATGGTTACAGTCATCATAGTCGTCATCATCTTCGACGTTTTCGATCTTCACTTCAACTTCATctatatttttaatgtcctcCATCTTCACTTCATCTGCTTCTGTGTTTGAAAATCCGGCCATGGATTCGGGTTTCCCCACACTCCTGGAACATTCTATCGCTGTCACGGTGGAACTGTTTGTCACGGTGGAACTGCTTGACACGGTGGAACTGTTTGGCACGGTGGAATTGCATGGCACGGTGGAACTGTTTGGCACGCTGGTTGTTCCCTGACCCGTTGCCAAGGCTAGCGTCTTCCCCGAGAGGCGAGATACCTTCTCTTGAACTGCGGGCGTTTCTGCCGCTTCACCTCCAATGGTTGCTGCGTGTTCCCGCTTCCCGCCTAGTGTCGTCTGCTTGACGTTGTTGAGGACGTAGCACCACGTGCTCCTGTTGTCACCGCCCACTCGCTGAACGCAACTCAAAGTGTTCACCTGCCGAGACAGAAATAACTCATATACAGTGTATGTTGAactcgggtgtgtgtgtgtgtgtggggggggggggggggggcactacacAACCCCTACTCTGCAGGTGTGAAGTTGGGGGGAAGGAAGGGGTACGGGCACTACACAACCCCTACTATTAATATGAGGTCAGGAGGGGTACAGGCACACACAACCCCTACTATGAATATGGGgtcagcgggttttctctctcaatacatgtgtggtccttaaccatatgtccgacgccttataactgtaaataaaatgtgttgagtgcgtcattaaataaaacatttctttcttctgtaAGATAACTGAACTTATGTAATCTCACCTGCACACCATTTAACATTGCTAACTACTCTTacagtagtgtgtgtgtgtgtgtgtgtctttgggTTTTGGAGGTggggatttttttaataataataatacattttgtgttgttgttgggttttttgagggggatgaagaaaagaaaacttcAAACAATTATCCCAAGTGTTAGATTCCACATAAATCAGGGTTTAAGCTGTCGCTCACTAAATCTAATACAGATGTACCGCCATTGAACTTTCACCAATTTGGTGACCGACTTTACCAAATTCTGCAAACTGAGATTATTTGTATAAGTTTCAGACTAAACGGTGATAATTACGTTTAAATGTTCCTGCAGCTGCAGTAGAGGTGGCGGAGCCGTCACACACGCCAACGTGACGACCTTCTGTGGAGTGTGGTTCATCTTCCTTCCCACAATGCCCGCCTCCTCACACATGTGCCGCACTATTTTGCCGACCGTGTTCTTGCCGAGCGCGTTACTCGAGTACCAGTGGTCGCCCTGTTTCGACAGCCGCACGATGCCCGTGTAGAACGAGGAGTCGGCCAACAGCATGTCTTTGGGGCGCTTCGCAGCAAATATTCGGTAGGCTTGAACCGGGCACCTTGCGTTCTCTAAAATAGATACATTCAattcaattaaataattaattaattaataacttgtATTAAAAGTGGCTATCTTTTTTCTTGTCCTGTTACAATATTTGCTAATTCAAGCTACAAACACAACTGTGCAGTCTAGTGTCATTAGTCCAATGCAATGACTTCTGAATGTTGTTTTCATACAAGAgagcaaatatcacagactttacTATACAAGAACCAGTGGCATAACACTGACGCATTAAATATCGTAGACTTTACTATACAAGAACCAGTGGCATAACACTGACGCATCAATTATCACAGACTTTACTATACAAGAACCAGTGGCATAACACTGACGcatcaaatatcacagactttacTATACAAGAACCAGTGGCATAACACTGACGcatcaaatatcacagactttacTATACAAGAACCAGTGGCATAACACTGACGCATCAAATATCATAGACTTTACTATACAAGAACCAGTGGCATAACACTGACGcatcaaatatcacagactttacTATACAAGAACCAGTGGCATAACATTGACGcattaaatatcacagactttacTATACAAGAACCAGTGGCATAACACTGACGcatcaaatatcacagactttacTATACAAGAACCAGTGGCATAACACTGACGcatcaaatatcacagactttacTATACAAGAACCAGTGGCATAACACTGACGcatcaaatatcacagactttacTATACAAGAACCAGTGGCATAACACTGACGcatcaaatatcacagactttacTATACAAGAACCAGTGGCATAACACTGACGCatcaaatatcacatactttacTATACAAGAACCAGTGGCATAACACTGACGCATCAAATATCATAGACTTTACTATACAAGAACCAGTGGCATAACACTGACGcatcaaatatcacagactttacTATACAAGAACCAGTGGCATAACACTGACGCATCAATTATCATAGACTTTACTATACAAGAACCAGTGGCATCAAATATCATAGACTTTGGTACACATGATCCAGAGACACAACACTGACGcatcaaatatcacagactttggTACACATGTTCCAGAGACACAACACTGACGcatcaaatatcacagactttggTACACATGATCCAGAGACACAACACTGACGcatcaaatatcacagactttggTACACATGATCCAGAGACACAACACTGACGcatcaaatatcacagactttggTACACATGATCCAGAGACACAACACTGACGcatcaaatatcacagactttggTACACATGACACAGAGACACAACACTGACACATCACATATCACAGACTTTGGTACACATGATCCAGAGACACAACACTGACACAtgaaatatcacagactttggTACACAGGATCCAGAGACACAACACTGGCAcatcaaatatcacagactttggTACACATGATCCTGAGACACAACACTGACACAtgaaatatcacagactttggTACACATGACCCAGAGACACAACACGTCAAATATCACAGATTTGATATACATGATCCAGAAACACAACATTGACAcatcaaatatcacagactttcGTACACATGACACAGAGACACAACACTGGCAcatcaaatatcacagactttggTACACATGATCCAGAAACACAACACTGGCAcatcaaatatcacagactttggTACACATGATCCAGAAACACAACACTGGCAcatcaaatatcacagactttggTACACATGAACCATGAACTGCTTTAAATAAAGTACAATGTTATTAAATTTTCTCACTGACCTCGGCTCTAATACAGTACAATGTTACTACATTTTCTCACTCACCTAGACTCTAATACAGTACACTGTTACGACATATTCTCACTGACCTCAACTCTAATACAGTACAATGTTACTACATTTTCTCACTCACCTAGACTCTAATACAGTACAATGTTACTACAGCTTCTCACTGACCTCGACTCTAATACAGTACAATGTTACTACAGCTTCTCACTGACATAGACTCTAATACAGAACAATGTTACTACATTTTCTCACTCACCTAGACTCTAATACAGTACACTGTTACGACATATTCTCACTGACCTCGACTCTAATACAGTACAATGTTACTACATTTTCTCACTCACCTGGACTCTAATACAGTACACTGTTACGACATATTCTCACTGACCTCAACTCTAATACAGTACAATGTTACTACATTTTCTCACTCACCTAGACTCTAATACAGTACACTGTTACGACATATTCTCACTGACCTCGACTCTAATACAGTACAATGTTACTACAGCTTCTCACTGACCTCGACTCTAATACAGTACAATGTTACTACAGCTTCTCACTGACATAGACTCTAATACAGAACAATGTTACTACATTTTCTCACGGACTTCAACACTAATACCGTACAATGTTACTACATTTTCTCACTGGCCTCGACTAATACAGTAAAATGTTACTACATTTTCTCACTGACCTCAACTCTAATACAGTACACTGTTACTACATTTTCTCACTGACCTCGACTCTAATACAGTACACTGTTACGACATATTCTCACTGACCTCGACTCTAATACAGTACACTGTTACGACATATTCTCACTGACCTCGACTCTAATACAGTACACTGTTACGACATATTCTCACTGACCTCGACTCTAATACAGTACAATGTTACGACATATTCTCACTGACCTCGACTCTAATACAGTACAATGTTACTAGAGCTTCTCACTGACCTAAACTCTAATACAGTACAATGTTACTACAGCTTCTCACTGACCTAAACTCTAATACAGAACAATGTTACTACATTTTCTCACTGACCTCGACTCTAATACAGTACAATGTTACTACATTTTCTCACCGACCTCGACTCTAATACGGTACAATGTTACTACATTTTCTCACCGGCCTCGACTCTAATACGGTACAATGTTACTACATTTTCTCACTGGCCTCGACTCTAATACAGTACAATGTTACTACATTTTCTCACTGACCTCGACTCTAATACAGTACAATGTTACTACATTTTCTCACTGACATTGACTAATATAGTACAAAGTTACTACATTTTAACACTGGCCTCGGCTACTACAGAACATTGTTAATACATTTTCTCACTGACCTAGACTCTAATACAGTACAATGATACTACATTTTGTCACTGATCTCGACTCTAATACAGTACAATGTTACTACATTTTCTCACTGACCTTGACTCTAATACAGTACAATGTTACTACAGCTTCTCACTGACCTAGACTCTAATACAGAACAATGTTACTACATTTTTTCTCTGACTTCGACACTAATACAGTACAATGTTATTACATTTTCTAACTGGCCTCGACACTAATACAGTACAATGTTACTACATTTTCTCTCTGACTTCGACACTAATACAGTACAATGTTATTACAATTTATCACTGGCCTCGACTCCAATACAGAACAATGTTACTACATTTTCTCACCGACCTCGACTCTAATACAGAACAATGTTACTACATTTTCTCACCGGCCTCGACTCTAATACGGTACAATGTTACTACATTTTCTCACTGGCCTCGACTCTAATACAGTACAATGTTACTACATTTTCTCACTGACATTGACTAATATAGTACAAAGTTACTACATTTTAACACTGGCCTCGGCTACTACAGAACATTGTTAATACATTTTCTCACTGACCTAGACTCTAATACAGTACAATGATACTACATTTTGTCACTGATCTCGACTCTAATACAGTACAATGTTACTACATTTTCTCACTGACCTTGACTCTAATACAGTACAATGTTACTACATTTTCTCACCGACCTCGTCTCTAATACAGAACAATGTTACTACATTTTCTCTCTGACTTCGACACTAATACAGTACAATGTTATTACATTTTCTCACTAGCCTCGACTCTAATACAGTAAAATGTTACTACATTTCCTCACCGACCTCGACTCTAATACAGAACAATGTTACTACATTTTCTCACCGACCTCGACTCTAATGCAGAACAATGTTACTACATTTTCTCACTGACCTCATCTCTAATACAGTACAATGTTACTACAGTTTCTCACTGACCTCGTCTCTAATACAGTACAATGTTACTACAGTTTCTCACTGACATTGACTAATACAGTACAATGTTACCACAGCTTCTCACTGACCTCGACTTTAATACAGTACAATGTTACTACATTTTTTCTCTGACTTCGACACTAATACAGTACAATGTTATTACATTTTCTAACTGGCCTCGACACTAATACAGTACAATGTTACTACATTTTCTCTCTGACTTCGACACTAATACAGTACAATGTTATTACATTTTCTCACTGGCCTCGACTCTAATACAGAACAATGTTACTACATTTTCTCACCGACCTCGACTCTAATACAGAACAATGTTACTACATTTTCTCACCGACCTCGTCTCTAATACAGAACAATGTTACTACATTTTCTCTCTGACTTCGACACTAATACAGTACAATGTTATTACATTTTCTCACTAGCCTCGACTCTAATACAGTAAAATGTTACTACATTTCCTCACCGACCTCGACTCTAATACAGAACAATGTTACTACATTTTCTCACCGACCTCGACTCTAATGCAGAACAATGTTACTACATTTTCTCACTGACCTCATCTCTAATACAGTACAATGTTACTACAGTTTCTCACTGACCTCGTCTCTAATACAGTACAATGTTACTACAGTTTCTCACTGACATTGACTAATACAGTACAATGTTACCACAGCTTCTCACTGACCTCGACTTTAATACAGTACAATGTTACTACATTTTCTCACTGATCTCGACtctaatacaatacaatgttaCTGCAGCTGCTCATGAACCTCGGTGGTTTTGTGGTCATTTGTTAAGATACCAGCTTGCATACTGGGAAATGAAGAGTTCCTAtctcggtactggctccaacacAGAACACATTTCATAAGTAAATGCCACTAAATGGGGAGATTTAAACCCTCTACAACAATTTCTCTCTTATATGCCACGGGCAGACATCCTAGATAACTGAGAGGCGTCTGCCCAGGATAGGGTGCTTTAACTGTAACCAGATATAAGCACTAAAGTAACACTGAAATTAATCACCAGGCAACACTTATCCCAGTGTCACATAGTGATTCACTCTTCACATTGCAGCTAGTTGCAGTTGCTAATTAATGTTTACTTGCTGACTGAGTCAAAGCTAATTAATGGTTACTTGCTAAATGAATCAAAGCTAATTAATGTTTACTTGCTGAGTCAGCGCTAACAAATGGTTGCTTGCTAAATGAATCAAAGctaattaatgttttcttgCTGAGTCAAAgttaattaatagttatttgCTAACTGAGTCAAAGCTAACTAATGTTTACTTGCTAACTGAGTCAAAGCTAATTAATGTTTACTTGCTAACTGAGTCAAAGCTAATTAATAGTTATTTGCTAACTGAGTAAAAGCTAATTAATGTTTACTTGCTAACTGAGTCAAAGCTAATTATTGGTTACTTGCTAAATGAATCAAAGCTAATTAATGTTTACTTGCTGAGTTTAGGCTAATTAATGGTTACTTGCTAAATGAATCAAAGCTAATTAATGTTTACTTGCTGAGTCAAAGCTAATTAATAGTTATTTGCTAACTGAGTCAAagctaattaataattatttgctAACTGAGTCAAAGCTAATTAATGTTACTTGCTAACTGAGTCAAAGCAATTAATAGTTAATTGCTAACTGAGTCAAAGCTAATTACTTGCTGAATCAAAGCTAATTAATGTTTACTAGCTAACTGAGTCAAAGCTAATTAATGTTTACTTGCTAACTGAGTCAAAGGTAATTTGGTTACTTTCTAAATGAATCAAAGCTAATTAATGTTTACTTGCTGAGCAAAGCTAATTAATGGTTATGCTAAATGAATCAAAGCTAATTAATGTTTACTTGCTGAGTCAAAGCTAATTAATAGTTATTTGCTAACTGAGTAAGCTAATTAATGTTTACTTGCTAACTGAGTCAAAGCTAATTAATAGTTATTTGCTAACTGAGTTAAAGCTAATTAATGTTTACTTGCTCACTGAGTCAAAGctaattaatgttttcttgCTCACTGAGTCAAAGCTAATTAATGTTTACTTGCTAACTGAGTCAAAGATAATTAATGTTTACTTGCTAACTGAGTCAAAGCTAATTAATGGTTACTTGCTAAATGAATCAAAGCTAATTAATGTTTACTTGCTGAGTCAAAGCTAATTAATGGTTATTTGCTAAATGAATCAAAGctaattaatgttttcttgCTGAGTCAAAGCTAATTAATAGTTATTTGCTAACTGAGTCAAAGCTAATTAATGTTTACTTGCTAACTGAGTCAAAGCTAATTAATAGTTATTTGCTAACTGAGTAAAAGCTAATTAATGTTTACTTGCTAACTGAGTCAAAGCTAATTATTGGTTACTTGCTAAATGAATCAAAGCTAATTAATGTTTACTTGCTGAGTTTAGGCTAATTAATGGTTACTTGCTAAATGAATCAAAGCTAATTAATGTTTACTTGCTGAGTCAAAGCTAATTAATAGTTATTTGCTAACTGAGTCAAagctaattaataattatttgctAACTGAGTCAAAGCTAATTAATGTTACTTGCTAACTGAGTCAAAGCCAATTAATAGTTAATTGCTAACTGAGTCAAAGCTAATTAATGTTTACTTGCTGAGTCAAAGCTAATTAATGTTTACTAGCTAACTGAGTCAAAGCTAATTAATGTTTACTTGCTAACTGAGTCAAAGGTAATTAATGGTTACTTTCTAAATGAATCAAAGCTAATTAATGTTTACTTGCTGAGTCAAAGCTAATTAATGGTTACTTGCTAAATGAATCAAAGCTAATTAATGTTTACTTGCTGAGTCAAAGCTAATTAATAGTTATTTGCTAACTGAGTCAAAGCTAATTAATGTTTACTTGCTAACTGAGTCAAAGCTAATTAATAGTTATTTGCTAACTGAGTTAAAGCTAATTAATGTTTACTTGCTCACTGAGTCAAAGctaattaatgttttcttgCTCACTGAGTCAAAGCTAATTAATGTTTACTTGCTAACTGAGTCAAAGATAATTAATGTTTACTTGCTAACTGAGTCAAAGCTAATTAATGGTTACTTGCTAAATGAATCAAAGCTAATTAATGTTTACTTGCTGAGTCAAAGCTAATTAATGGTTATTTGCTAAATGAATCAAAGATAATTAATGTTTACTTGCTAAGTGAGTCCAAGCTAACTGAACTGAGTTGCTCTTACCTGGATCAGCGAACAGCGTGCACGTGCTTTTCTTGACGGCGGTGTTGCCGATCGCTGGTTTAGGTTTGCAAGATTTGCCGCCCGAGTACTCGAGGAACTCGACTCCCTGGCTGGTGGTCTTCAGCTGGATGTCTCCCCATCGCAGGCGGACGTGCTCCCGCCGAGACTCCATCCCGAAGTAGAGTGTGTTGTTCAGAAACACTGTGTTCAGTAGAGCACGGGGATTGCCTTAAGTGAGAACCAAACAAGAAGTATTAACAGTAGCAGCAGCTGTAGAAGTAGAGTGTGTTGTTCAGAAACACTGTGTTCAGTAGAGCGCGGGGATTGCCTTCAGTGAGAACCAAACAAGAAGTATTAACAGTAGCAGCAGCTGTAGAAGTAGAGTGTGTTGTTCAGAAACACTGTGTTCAGTAGAGCACGGGGATTGCCTTAAGTGAGAACCAAACAAGAAGTATTAACAGTAGCAGCAGCTGTAGAAGTAGAGTGTGTTGTTCAGAAACACTGTTCAGTAGAGCACGGGGATTGCCTTCAGTGTGAACCAAACAAGAAGTATTAACAGTAGCAGCAGCTGTAGAAGTAGAGTGTGTTGTTCAGAAACACTGTGTTCAGTAGAGCGCGGAGATTGCCTTCAGTGAGAACCAAACAAGAAGTATTAACAGTAGCAGCAGCTGTAGAAGTAGAGTGTGTTGTTCAGAAACACTGTGTTCAGTAGAGCGCGGGGATTGCCTTCAGTGAGAACCAAAACAAGAAGTATTAACAGTAGCAGCAGCTGTAGAAGTAGCATGTGTTATAACACTAGGATGTGCTATAACACTGACAGTTACAGTAGGATGTGTTATAACACTAACAGTTACAGTAGGATGTGTCATAGCACTAACAGTTACAGTAGTATGTGCTATAACACTGACAGTTACAGTAGTATGTGTTATAACACTGACAGTTACAGTAGGATGTAATATAGCACTGACAGTTGCAGTAGGATGTGTTATAACATTAACAGTTACAGTAGTATGTGTTATAACACTAACAGTTACAGTAGGATGTGTTATAACACTGACAGTTACAGTAGGATGTGTTATAGCATTAACAGTTACTGTAGGATCTGTTATAACACTAACAGTTACAGTAGGATGTGTTATAACACTAACAGTTACAGTAGTATGTGTTATACCACTAACAGTTACAGTTGTATGTGTTATAGCACTAACAGTTACAGTAGGATGTGTTATAACATTAACAGTTACTAGGATGTGTTATAACACTGACAGTTACAGTAGGATGTGTTATAACATTAACAGTTACTAGGATGTGTTATAACACTGACAGTTACAGTAGGATGTGTTATAACAATAACAGTGACAGTAGGATGTGTTATAACACTAACAGTTACAGTAGTATGTGTTATAACATTAACAGTTACAGTATGATGTGTTATAAGACTAACAGTTACAGTAGGATGTGGATGTGTTATAACACTAACAGTTACAGTAGGATGTGTTTTAACACTAACAGTTACAGCTGTATGTGTTATAGCATTAACAGTTACAGTAGGATGTGTTATAACACTAACAGTCACAGTAGGATGTGTTATATCACTAACAGTTACTGTAGGATGTGTTATAACACTAACAGTTACAGTAGGATGTGTTATAACACTAACAGTTACAGTTGTATGTGTTATAGCACTAACAGTTACAGTTGTATGTGTTATAGCACTAACAGTTACAGTAGGATGTGTCATAGCACTAACAGTTACAGTAGTATGTGCTATAACACTGACAGTTACAGTAGTATGTGTTATAACACTGACAGTTACAGTAGGATGTAATATAGCACTGACAGTTGCAGTAGGATCTGTTATAACATTAACAGTTACAGTAGTATGTGTTATAACACTAACAGTTACAGTAGTATGTGTTATAACACTAACAGTTACAGTAGGATGTGTTATAACACTGACAGTTACAGTAGGATGTGTTATATCACTAACAGTTACTGTAGGATGTGTTATAACACTAACAGTTACAGTAGGATGTGTTATAACACTAACAGTTACAGTTGTATGTGTTATAGCACTAACAGTTACAGTAGGATGTGTTATAGCATTAACAGTTACTATAGGATGTGTTATAACACTAACAGTTACAGTAGGATGTGTTATAACACTAACAGTTACAGTAGTATGTGTTATAACATTAACAGTTACAGTATGATGTGTTATAACACTAACAGTTACAGTAGGATGTGGATGTGTTATAACACTAACAGTTACAGTAGGATGTTTTATAACACTAACAGTTACAGTAGGATGTTATAACACGAACAGTTACAGTAGTATGTGCTATAACACTTACAGTTACTGTGGGATGTGTTATAACACTAACAGTTACAAAAGTAACCTATATCACAATGTTTACCTGTTCTGAGCAGATTGCTCTGTCACAATGTTTACCTGTTCTGAGCAGAGATCTGGCGTAGAGGAGGTTAACCTCTGTCACAATGTTTACCTGTTCAGAGCAGATTGCTGGCGTAGAGGTTAACCTCTATCACAATGTTTACCTGTTATGAGCAGATTGCTGGCGTAGAGGAGGTTAACCTCTGTCACAATGTTTACCTGTTCAGAGCAGATTGCTGGCGTAGAGGTTAATCTATGTCACAATGTTTACCTGTTCAGAGTAGATTGCTGGCGTAGAGGAGGTTAACCTCTATCACAATGTTTACCTGTTCTGAGCAGATTGCTGGCGTAGAGGAGGTTAACCTCTATCACAATGTTTATCTATCACAGTGTTTACCTGTTCTGAGCAGATTGCTGGCGTAGAGGAGGTTAACCTCTATCACAGTGTTTACCTGTTCTGAGTAGATTGCTGGCGTAGAGGAGGTTAACCTTTATCACAATGTTTACCTGTTCCGAGTAGATTACTGGCGTAGAGTAGGTTAATCTCCTGCGCTGTGAAAGGCTCggctttattttgttttgccgCTTTCCCTCCTAACCTCCGTAGCTCCCTCCTCTTCAACAACAGCACCTCCCTGGAGTGTTTAAACTCCTTGTCGGCCAGCACGTTGACGCACACCTGTTTGTCGATGAGGTATCGGTTGATGCTGCACTGGAACGACTTCAGAGACTCGATCTCGTATTCCTGGCCGTCCAACTTTCTGGCAGTCGTTAAAAAATTCGCCATATACTCATCGAGTTCCTTCAGCGGAATATGTTCGGGTTGCCGCCTTTCGTTGACGCCTCTCAACCAGTCGACGAACTTCCTGACGTCACCCGCTGTTTTCCGCATCGTGTTCGGGTTACGCAAGTGATGCGTCCTTCCCTCTGTTTCGATATCGTCCTGTCCCAATATAGAAT encodes:
- the LOC121376463 gene encoding uncharacterized protein LOC121376463 encodes the protein MADVSYNGDNCIEPEGDSILGQDDIETEGRTHHLRNPNTMRKTAGDVRKFVDWLRGVNERRQPEHIPLKELDEYMANFLTTARKLDGQEYEIESLKSFQCSINRYLIDKQVCVNVLADKEFKHSREVLLLKRRELRRLGGKAAKQNKAEPFTAQEINLLYASNLLGTGNPRALLNTVFLNNTLYFGMESRREHVRLRWGDIQLKTTSQGVEFLEYSGGKSCKPKPAIGNTAVKKSTCTLFADPENARCPVQAYRIFAAKRPKDMLLADSSFYTGIVRLSKQGDHWYSSNALGKNTVGKIVRHMCEEAGIVGRKMNHTPQKVVTLACVTAPPPLLQLQEHLNVNTLSCVQRVGGDNRSTWCYVLNNVKQTTLGGKREHAATIGGEAAETPAVQEKVSRLSGKTLALATGQGTTSVPNSSTVPCNSTVPNSSTVSSSSTVTNSSTVTAIECSRSVGKPESMAGFSNTEADEVKMEDIKNIDEVEVKIENVEDDDDYDDCNHIVTHTDSHFNQRSNATPPADMGTHVQQKHQQQKHHHQQQQQKQQQQLQQQLQQHYACSRLEPGQSDVANDIAKIETDRLAVEQERLNVARERLELEKQLLQIERERVRLERQRLDQSKRF